The Elaeis guineensis isolate ETL-2024a chromosome 5, EG11, whole genome shotgun sequence DNA segment ATCGAAAATGGCCAGCCCCTCGTCCTCGTCATCATCGTCCAACCCGGCGCCGCCGCAGCCGTCGCCCTTCGTGCGCTGTCCGACGACATCGTGCTCAACATCTTGGCGAAGCTGGAGGCAGACCCCCGCGACTGGGCCCGCCTCGCCTGCACCTCCGCCCGCTTCGCCGCCCTCGTCCGCGGCGTCTGCTGCCGCTCTCGCTGCGCCCGCGCCCTTCGCTCCGCCGCCGCCGACCTTCTCCCCTCCGCCGCCTCCGCCGCCGCCCTCCACAAGCTTTCCGTCTGCTGCCCTGGCCTCCTTCGCGCCGGCGTTCTCCTCGAGCACTCCGACTTCGGCCTCGAGCGCGACATCGGCCCTGatctctccctcccccctcctcATTCCAATTCTCCTTCCACCACCGCCGCCGACGGGGAGGCCGTCTCTGATCCCTCTCCACCACCCCCCACTGCCGATCCCCCCGCCTCACTCCCCTGCTGGTCCCTCTTCGACGACCTCTACTTCGACACTGTCTACGACCCCTCCGAGTCCTCCCAAAATCCCACCTTTCCGTCCCCCGACTCCGATTCCGCTGCTAAAAATCCGATCTTGATCGCCCGGGAGCCCTCCAAGAAGCGGAGGAAGCGGTGGGTCGGCCCCGTCAACGCCCACCTCGCCTCCGGGTCCTGGACCCTAAGCCGGGAACAGGGGAACAAGCTCCTGGCCAGCCGGTTCAGAGGCGACTGCCTCTATATCTGCGAGTGGCCTGGCTGTGTCCACGTCGAGGAGAAGCGGAGGTACATGCTGTTCAGAGGGGTGTTCAAGAATTTCAAGCGGTCGAGGGTGTGGAGGACGATCACCGACTCGAATCGGGGGAAGATTGAGCTGGACTGTGCCTTCTGCTCTTGCCATGAGGCCTGGGATCTCCACTCGGCATTTTGCTTGAGGAGGGTCTTTGGGTTTCATGATGATGGGGAGCCGGTGGTCCGGGCTTATGTCTGCGAGAATGGGCATGTCTCGGGAGCGTGGACCGAGAGGCCGATGTATGTTTGATGATGAAGCTTGCTCCTTCACTTAGTCTTGATTGCATGTTTTGGTCTAATTTGAGTAATTCTATAATGCTTATATAGGATTATGTACTGCTGCTAGTGATGATGGTGTTATGACTTTGTTAATTGCTATTGTCATCTTGGATGAAAAGCGATCAACTTTTTAGAGAATATGCTATAGTTCTGGTGTTTCTTTAATCTGCGATGCATGCTGATGGAGATTTTTCAATTATTTTCCTTGGTAatcgataattttttattttcatgtgGATTTGAAAGTACTTGCTAATTGTTATATTAAACTTCATATCACCAGCGGGTTGTGTTGAAAAGTGTGATCAATGATGTAGTTGGTATAGATGAGAATACTTGTCGTATTGCAGCAGTGTGCATCTTGATGGTCAGTTGACTTCCCTTTTTTTTTAGTCTCCTATGACTGTTAGAATCATGATACCAGTATATTGAGCAGGAAGCACTTTAAAGATTGATTGCAGCATCTTGTAAATATTGTAACACAATAAGATCTCTGTGCTGCTCAACTGGCAGGTGTCATCTTCCCTCCTAAGGTAATATGTAGTTTAACCATCTGGTGTGTTGCATTGTTGATAGTTGGCACTTCATGTCTGTGGATGTTAAATTGCCCTTTCCTCTTGTTACTTGCAGCGAGGGATCATGATGTGTATTGAAAGGCATGCTATGGTATTAATGTTATTTACATGGTCAACACTTTTTGCAACTTGGAAAATGCAATAGATGAATATATTAATGCCATTAAGAAACTGGATTTTGCTTCCCCTAACACCCCGCTGCTGCGACAGAATCCATGTGAAGCCACAAGTTGAAAAGAACATGAtagaatatcatattttttgagGCAAAGAAACATCATTATTGTGTAGTTCATCCTTGAACAACATTTACAATACATGGTAATAATAGTCTCTGAATTTACAGCTATGTGCTTGTTTGAATTACTTAATTTGAGTACTGCTGTCTGTAATCTTTATGAACACGGTGCCAATTGGTTATTGGACATCTATATTTCCTGACTAGCATAATTGCATGACTACTTGTTGTCTTTATTACATAGAATGACGAAGTATCCTTGCATCGAAAACATGTTTCTAGTATTGTTATACAAGGATGTATTTCCATCCCCTTTATTATTCAAACTTCCTACTAACAACTCCAGACGAGTCTCTACAGGTTACCTGAAAACCACACTTTGTGGATTGCCTTAACAACTTTCCATCCATGATCATGCACAACTGAACTTGATAGTGATGAACACATTCATGATATTCATTTTGGAAGTCACTACTCATTTTGTGTTATGTCTTATGGGTCTCAAATGGTTATTGTATACATGGCTTGCTGTGTGCACCTGTGTTGCTTGGTATTGGGTGTATTATACCATTTTGGTGTTGTACCGGTACTATATCAAGTTCCATTGTGGCTCCTATTGGGTGGAACCAGCTGGTTCTGCCCAGTTTTGTATGGTATCAATGTGTTCAACCTAGTGTTGGAAACACCATAGTTGGGCTTAAGAAAAGGGTCTCGACCTTGTGTTGGTACAATGTTTTACTGTACCATACCAAGATACTGTACAATACTGGTAAGGTGCCGATGTAGCAAGCCTTGATTGTATACTTGTCAATATTTTGTGTGTGCATCATTCAAAACTCAATAGTTGCTCTAGGTTTTGTGCTTTCTTAGGTTAACAGATCTTATTTACTtccttttttttgtgtttttACTTGTGTTTTTTGTTTGTTCTTTTCAGTGCTTTGCACCTTAGGTGGCTACATATATATTGATTATTGAAATTTAAGCCCCTTCCTTTAGTTATTTCGAAATTAGTAGTAAAACAAGATGCTAATCTCTGCAAGAGCTGTATTAATTAACTTCTCATAGTTCTTGTGAGGTAGAGGTCATATTCTTGCTCTTCCCCTATATGGTGCAAATTTTGGTATttgatctttattgaaatttttaacTCTCTCTCtgtccccccctctctctctctctcttgcgcgTGTCTGCATGCGCGCACTTGTCTCATTCTCCTCTATGTGTCTTTCTTTTAAGTAAATGTAAGGTAGGTTTCCATGTTTTTTGTTAGAAGTACTTGTCCAGTTCTGTCTACCTTGATGGTAGCTTTTTTGAATGGGTAAATTATAGGTAGGTGGATATCTCTTCATTCCAGAACTATTACTTGCATTGCCTATTATTGTTATTAGGCCTTGATCCAGATCCAAAATTTGGTTTCATAGCATGTGTCAGTTAAATTGTGATAACCCAGCCCATTTTAAGCCCGATGGAGAGCTGGATTTGGTCCACTTGATGGGCCCAGATAGATAATCAGTCAAAGAAGGGAAGGCATGTGCTTGACATGTGTAATGAGAGAAAGAGACTtccgatgggagtctccttctcaAGTTTGCCGGACGGAATTCGATATGGAGGTGGCTTTCAGTGCACTCCTTGGCTTTATTTAAAGTCTTTCCCTCCATTTTGATCCTCACCGATGATCCTAGCCTCCAATTGGAGCATAGCTACAGGATCTTCTTCGATTTCTTCCCGAATGCTGGCTGCCATCGGCATTGTAGCCATGGTCAAACGTTGCCGGAAGCCAAGCCAAGAGCCCGACATCTTTTGATTGATCCTTCTCCGCTTCTTCCCAAGTCCATAGATCAAAGATTTCGACCTTAGGATTTTATTTCTATACtgattgtctagctcattattttttattttactgtttttacagatctTAAGAACTAACATGACACGGGGATAAATTTTGGGAGAGAGTGATTAGAAGAAGAGTTTTGAttctttattttagattaggattatgCTAAAGATTGATGTGAGACTActgtatattttttttggaattttgtgTTATATTAAGCTTAGATTTTAGTTAGTTAAGTTTTGGACTTAATTTATTGATCATTTATTCcactatttatttttaatattgtgatgcgatgccttgcatgcttgggGTGAGAATTACCTATGAGTATATGGCATTTGTCACGATCCCGGCTCGCAATCTTGGGTTAGGGGTGTGACATAAATCAACATGTCTTGGTCATTTTTGTTGAATGCTCGagcttttttcttttcaattttataaagataatttatatagataaattttataaaatttcaattgaTAATATTTGTAAGTACATCAAAGTGGTTTCCCATATCATTGGAAATGTGAAAGTCTGCAACTTAAAGTCTTCGCATGTGCAAACCATGCTGTGCTGATTTCCACCATGTCCTAAGTGAAGGCTTTCATACTATAATTTGTGCATGTTGCCATTCTATGTTTGATCAAGAAATTGATCATTGTGCATGTGAAGGCTGATGCAAATGCCTGGAGCTTGAGTAGGACAGTAAATGCTAAACTGAAAGCACATTTTCACTTTGCATTTTGGTTATGTTTTCCGTGTTTGCGCTGGTGACTATTGACTTGTGAGAACTGGAAATCAATATTTATTTACTTCTTTCATCTATATGCAGCTACCAGTGGTACAACTAGTGTGGGCAGTCTGCCACTAAGTAGCGGCCTGCTGGCAGGTTGTGAGATCGTCATGAGGATGGAGATGTTCATTATGCTTAGCTACAAGACTTTTCCAAATGATGTACATGACTTCTGTTGGGAAGCATTGGTTGAATAATGTGCATCAGATGCTTCTCATTCATATATTTGCTTTCTTTTCATCGGGTTCTGTTGCAGGGCTAGGTGACCAGGTCACTTGTTTTTCCTTTTAATGCCGGTTTTTTCACTCCCTTTTTAATGCTAATTTACTTCTATTATGTTTCAAATATCTTCCCTTAATCTAACATAACCTTATTGCTTTCGTTACCCATATTCTTTTTATTCTATCATTTGGCCATGGAGCTCATCCTAATGTTTATATGAATCATTGTTCAACTATTCTTGGAAGGTTGCTCTCACTGTTTATGCTGTTATATTGTTTTCTTCATCTAGATCTTTTGACCTAAGTTGCAGTTAGCACAAAACTTCCCCCGAACCTATATATTGAATGCACAGTTGCTAAAGTAATCTGAGGAAAAGATCTTATATATTTGTAGGCACATGCTGTGGATTGTAGTGGAAACTACTTATATACCGTTGGCCCCTAATTTCAACTCAGTGTCATTTTCAGACAGCATATTGAGCATTTGCATATCCTTTTTCAAGACTTCTTTGCAACACCTATCTCTGAACATTCTCACTGTGGTCATACTATGTGAGTTGTTTTTCTATAGCTAATTGCTTTAATTTCTTTTATCTTATCGTCCATTCCATTAGTCTTTCTTTAGTTCACTTTCATCAGTTTTAAGTCGGTACATTAACATTCCACAGAATACATCTCTCCTTGTACTTACTCTAGTTGCATCTCTTTGTACTTGTTCTAGTTACAATTGCAGGCTTGCAGCACTTTGCTCCCTCCTATTGACTGATGTTATGATACTGTGCTCTTGAAAATGACTTCATAATGCCTTGGTAATCAACCTGATATTGGGCTTCAGCCTTACCATATCTTGGCATATATTTGGCCATCAATGTTAACTGAAGCTTTACAGCAAAATGAACAGGCTTTATCCTGTCCAGTTAATTCATATTCAATCTTTTCCATTGACGGTCGTGTCTTTTATACATTTAGTTAGTGGATGTTCATGAGCCTCTTTGACATCTCCCTCCAGCTCTTATTTTGTTCCTTCTCTTTTAAGACCTTTCTGCTCAAATTATACCTCTCCTATTCAAGGCTATTGTTGCTCTTTGCAAATGTTATCTGGGTCAAGGCTCATCAATGCATGGAATCTTGCTTTAAATAACCTTTAGGTCTGTACATTATAAATCGCTTTCTGCCCTGCCTAATATTACAGATGCTATTGAGCTCTCACTTGAATAGGTTGCTTTATGCCCTGTCAAGAACAAAGAACTAGTCAACATTCCTGGTACAATGATGTTTTAAATATTTCTTACACATTCTCTACTAAAATGTGGAAACAATGCATGCCATCGAGGGGATTGTTGAGTGTTTGTTCTGCAAATATGAATATGGCAAGAGGTTAGAGGTAATAAAATGAAGTTtaatgagaatatataaaatgttTCCAAGTCAGAGTTCATGGAAACTACCCTTGTCTTGTTATTCTTATTAATTGCACTGTTTCTAAATTATGGAAAATACCCTTGTCTTGTTATTCTTATTAATTGCACTGTTTCTAAATTGTGATGAACAATGTAGATGTGGTTGTCGGCCTGTGGGGTGTGGTCTGATCACCATTCAGTAGTGAGACTTGTTGGAGGGAAATTACAAGACAGTGCTGAGTTTGGCAATTCTGTATGACTGGAAATATTGGCATCAAAAGGGTCCATTGCTTAGTAATATGGgtatcatatatatgatatggTTTATATACATCGATTTAAAGCTTGAAGGGTTCTCTGGGAAAGAGTAGTGGTTGTATTAGAAGGAGAAGGTGATGCAGAAGTAACTGAAATGGCATGAACATAAGCTGTGAAAGATTTGGGGATGCCCTTGATAATGTAGTGTTGGATAGGCACAGACGTTGCTGATCTAAtggataataaaaataataaattaacaataataattttattcgaTGGTCGCTATTTTTGTAGTAAAAGAGATTGTGGAGAGTAGATTATGTGATTGTTTGCACAAGTTTTGTGTTTTGCGTGCGCGATTGTGCACGTGTGTGGGTGTGTATAATGTATGCGTGCGTGTGCGTGCAAGTCGGAATGCATCCGAGTGAGCGGTTGATTTGGAGTGGTTGTTTCGGTCTCTGTTTGTCTTCGTACGTCAGTTGAAATCAAAAGCCATTGTTAAATGCTGTTTCGGCTATCATTTCAGTCTGTGTTTGCAAATTGAAATCAAATTGGAATTGAAACCCAAATCATTATTAATATTGTTTCAGCTATTATTTCATTCTCTCTCTATGTGTattgaaatcaaaaaaatcattgATGATGCTATTTCTGTCTCTGTCTGTGCgcgaatcaaaatcaaaataatcgTCGTTAATGTTGTTTTGGCTATTACTTCAGTCTCTCTCCGTGAGTGTGAATCgaaacaaaaataataattgtTTTATGTTATTTTGACTATTATCTCACGCTATGCATTGAAACCAAACGGGATGCGAAACCAAAATACTCATCGTTATTGTTGCTGGCTTATAATCCCATATCAATACAGTGggatgtgattttttttaaaaaaatattattttattaatatttatattttatttattgagGTCTCGTGGACGTCTGCTATCTCTTCATTGTTTTAGCTATCATTTTCTCTAGTCTCTATCATCGTCTTTCTCTTTATCGCCATCAGCATCTagcttctctctctaatctctcttaaatcagatcttcataagtaaaataaaattaaatattgattttagccaacattgataaaattattattgctATGAATCTTGCCAAGTCTCTTAGGAGAATTTTTTTGTCATTGCCTTCGACTCTAATATCTTCTctgtcagatatctaaaatcaaGATCCTTATCTAAACTTTTCGCTGCATCATTGGCatctgtattaaaaaaaaaaaaaaaaagttaaaatagatatatatgtcaaataaaaatcttaatataaaaattttattttaatatatatatatattaaattatattatttaaataaaattattatatccaTGAAGCTGATCTTAAATGATTTACTAATAAGAACGCCTATAATTGATATAAAGCATGTGTACggaaaatttaaatacatacaagctaacataattttttaagttgatcaaaattttattaagtttaatttaattttttattaaaaaaaatattaaaaaaatttaaaaataaataaaaatatttacaaaaataaaactGTTTTCAAATCCGAGACCGATAAGGCTTGTCACATTTATTCTAAAGTGAGAGGTAATTATGAGGATCCAGACCAAGACATCCACTGAAGGTGATAGTGCTGAAGCCGCAGAGCCAACTGTTATTACATATGGTGCATTGGTGGATATATGGCTTGTGCCAAGCTCATGAAGCAGCCGAGGCTCGTGGTTTATTGGATGGGACGTCTCCTGCTGGATGCGAGCTTCACGTTCCGGGTCCAAGGCgcgacgaaaaaaaaaaatctccgtgGTAGCGGTATCAAGTCCGCGCCGACGAAATCACGAATCGCTTTCGGTCTCAAATAAGCGGTCTTGAAATTGAACCCTTATCCGCATGTCACGAAATTCTTTATCATGTATCGAACGGAGACTTCTATCTCTATTTTAAATAAgaatgataatcagatcagatcataaataaatcaaatcaatataaattaaatcaaaaaattattaatttaaatttaacttatttattaaataaaaaaaatttaaagataaattcgatctatttattaaataaataattcgatcgaattatttaatttatttattaaatagatcaaattagattaaacggattaaatagattaaatagattaaacagattacACAGATGGGATCAAATGgatcagaaacaggttaaacagcttttaaacagattaaacgtgTCTTAAATGGgtgaaacaggttaaacagattggattaaatggatcagaaataggttcaacaagttaaacagattaaatggctTATCTGATTTAatccaatctaaatattaaatgggttagatgggttaaacagattagatatctaaaattcaaatccgatccaattattaaacggattaaatacaTCGATCTGTTTATGTTCTAAATCTGTTTAGCCTAAATCTAAATCTGTTTATAACGGATCGAATATAGATCAGATTGACAGATCGAATCATATTTTATCAACTCTAATTTTataacacacatatatatatatatatatatatatatatatatatatatatatatatatatatatatattatggttGTTGTTGTAGCCTCTCTGCTCATATGGAAATCGAAACTAAAATAATAGTTGTTGATGTTTTTCTTTTGGGTGCCATATCAGCCCTCGTGTGAAACCAATGGGAACGGAAACCAAAATAATCATCTCTTGGTTAGATCTGTGCAATTCCAATGAAACTCTTCTTCAGAATAATAAAACCAttctaaaattttagaatttctcTGTGTCTAGCTACCTCCTTCTTAATCATAGATTAGGAGCGTAATCAAGCCAAATAGCTAAaagctcaaatttaaaatttggctcGGGATAGACTGAGTTTTAATATCCCATACTCCAATTTGACttgataaaaaatagataaaaatcgaGATCAACTTGATTCGAATATCAACCGAGCATATTCGAATTGGAGTTCGAACTCAAAATCGACTCTtaatatattaacataatatataatataaataaaaataatattattaaaaatatatataaattcgaaTAGATTCGTGAAGTTTTAAATCGACTATCTTACTATTCAAgcttaactaaaaaaattattcGAATTATATGAGCTTGATAATAACTGAGTTGAATTAAGCTTCGATGTGAGTTGCATTCGAATAGCTCACAGACGGCTTGAACAGTTTGCATCCATATCGCTGATATAATAAAATTCATTCATGCACCATTGGGGAACTGTAGTAGTGATCGGAGCTGCAGTACAATGGATGacctctagaatttttttttaaaaaaaaacttatattTAGACATGTATCCTtacattaaaaattagattttattctAGTATAGATCTGTTgtgacaaagaaaagaaaaaaagattattaAACTAAAATCTTACTAACTAATATCACTCTGAACTCTAGCTTAAAGAATGCATTCATGCTCAGTATCTTATCACTAGGATGTGGCAGGAGGAGCAGCagcggagggcgttgaggccccCACCGAAATGGAAGGGATGGCGTCGTTTTGGATTTTAAGAGAGAagcattattaaaaaaaaaaaaaaaaaaaaagaaagatctgaaaaatattttcgTCTTTCTATATTATATAAATGATTTGATAGATACTGTGAAAATTTATATCGCGTGCAAtcaaaaactttttaaaaaattgTTGGATGTAAgtataataaagaaaaattttaaagagcgACTTCTATAATTCACTTAAAAAAAAGGGTGCAGCCAATTCAGCTTGCCATATCAGTTAATGGCAGCCAACTCGCGTTGACACATCAGCTGTCCCACAAAATAAGTCCCAAATGCGGGTAAGAAAAGCAAACGCTTTCAGAGCCACAGCTTGGCTCTTATCTTCTTATGCCCACGGAACGTCGGTGGGCGCCTTGTCTGGGTTCCACTTCAGGTCTCTTCGTACGCAAAAAAAAGCTTTGCTTGGGTTCAACTTCCGATCTCTCGGTACGTATCCGTCTCCTTCTATGGTGGAAATGAGGGTGGTGAACTCTGTGCTGCTACTGCTCCTTGCAAGTAGAGTGGCAGGGAGGTGGGATGACACCAGCAGCCCACTGTCCAGTAGAGATGACTTCCCAACGGACTTCGTCTTTGGTGCAGGGACCTCAGCGTATcaggcattttttttttctattttataataaatttccATCTATTTTTGAATTCTTTCACATAGATATGAAGTTTATTGCATTGTTATTTCAATCAAGGTTTAAGGAACTAAAAAGAATAGGCTGGATAATAAGTAAGGATCCATTTTAGTTTTATGTACTTATGGGCTAAGTGCAGGTGGAAGGAGCAGCAGCTGAGGATGGGAGGACCCCTAGCATCTGGGACACCTATGCTCATGCTGGTTTGTTCATTGTTTTCTCACCATTATTTTAGGATTATTCTTTTGCGGCAAATGCTAGTTTTCACCCTTCTCTGAGAGCGCACTGTAGCAAGCACCCTCTCTGGCTGATAAGTGGGTCACGAGCCTCGTGAAGGACCCTGATGTTTGTGGGGGTAGATATTCTCAAAATAATAAGAATAGTGATGCAGATAGGAATAGGTGTACATGGCCCAGATATTCTccaaataataagaaaataaagactTGTTTTATCTCACCAACAGCCAACTGTCGTGGTGGTTGGCTGGCTAATGGTTTTTCTGAATGGGCGTACATctcttcaatatatatatatatatatatattattattttttatcatatatcaaGAAAAGTGATAGCGCTATACATTTTGAAGCCATTCTATTTCCAAAGATGGTGATctcttcaaaaaatatatatatatttttttattattttcattgtTTCCTAAGGGCTTATCATATATCAAGAAAAGTGACAGTGCTAAACATTTTGAAGCCATTCTATTTTCAAGCTTcctatttttcttctccttttgctCTAATAGCCGGCACTCAACAACTAAGCAATCTGTTTATTACACAATGTGTTGCAAGATGCAAATGTTTTTTCGAAATGACATAATATGTGCTAtttatttcttttgataaataatCAGCATGTTAGATCAACATCTGATTTTTCTAATTTGTATAAAGATGAAAATATAATAGTAATAATTGAATTTAGATGCAAAATAGGTCTAAGATTGCTTTTACATGATAAatgtattatttatttttaaaaatacttataTGTGTTATCATTAAGCCCCTTATTTCAatatttcatatgcataagagcCTCCTTTAGAAAACTTAGTTGCACTATTCTAGATGTAGCTTAAATAGAGCACCCCCATCTGTTCACAAGTTTTCTAACATGTGTGTGTTATTTGATGCTCTAAACTGCgagaaattatatattttttcctGAATACATTTGATGTTCAGCAACTACATAGCAAGACTTTTTTTTTGAAGGGCAATATTTATAGTTCTATCATGCAAGACTTAATTGTTTGTGCATTTATCTTTTAATACTCCGTGAGATACTA contains these protein-coding regions:
- the LOC105045198 gene encoding LOW QUALITY PROTEIN: phytochrome A-associated F-box protein (The sequence of the model RefSeq protein was modified relative to this genomic sequence to represent the inferred CDS: inserted 1 base in 1 codon), with protein sequence MASPSSSSSSSNPAPPQPSPFVXLSDDIVLNILAKLEADPRDWARLACTSARFAALVRGVCCRSRCARALRSAAADLLPSAASAAALHKLSVCCPGLLRAGVLLEHSDFGLERDIGPDLSLPPPHSNSPSTTAADGEAVSDPSPPPPTADPPASLPCWSLFDDLYFDTVYDPSESSQNPTFPSPDSDSAAKNPILIAREPSKKRRKRWVGPVNAHLASGSWTLSREQGNKLLASRFRGDCLYICEWPGCVHVEEKRRYMLFRGVFKNFKRSRVWRTITDSNRGKIELDCAFCSCHEAWDLHSAFCLRRVFGFHDDGEPVVRAYVCENGHVSGAWTERPMYV